Genomic window (Streptomyces sp. TG1A-60):
TTCGGAGACCCGTTCGAGGCGGGCGACGGCAGCGGACGGCGAACGCGCAAGGCGCTCGACGAGGCCACGGAGCGCATCCAGAAGCAGCTCGGCGCACACCTGGAAAACGCCAGGCGGCTCACCGGCCGCTAGGCGACACTGAGTAGTGGATCAGCCGGCGCGACAGCCGGGCGCTCCACCGATCACCACGATGAACGAGGTACGGACTTCATGAACGACCACACTTCCTCCGAGGGCTCGGCGGAGTACGAGCACGGAGAGCTTGGCGACGCCGAGTATGCGGACTTCATGGAGCTCGCCGCGGAAGAGGGCTTCGACCTCGAAGACGTCGAGGGCGCGATCGAGGAGGCCGGCCACGGCCCGCTGCCCGTCCTCGCCGTCGTGGGCCGCCCGAACGTCGGCAAGTCGACCCTCGTGAACCGCATCATCGGCCGTCGTGAGGCCGTCGTCGAGGACAAGCCCGGCGTCACCCGCGACCGTGTCACCTACGAGGCCGAGTGGGCGGGCCGCCGCTTCAAGGTCGTCGACACCGGCGGCTGGGAGCAGGACGTCCTCGGCATCGACGCCTCCGTCGCCGCCCAGGCCGAGTACGCCATCGAGGCTGCCGACGCGGTCGTCTTCGTCGTCGACGCCAAGGTCGGCCCCACCGACACCGACGAGGCCGTCGTACGCCTGCTGCGCAAGGCCGGCAAGCCCGTGGTGCTGTGCGCCAACAAGGTCGACGGCCCGAGCGGCGAGGCCGACGCGTCGTACCTTTGGTCCCTGGGCCTCGGTGAGCCGCACCCCGTCTCCGCGCTGCACGGCCGCGGCACCGGCGACATGCTGGACGCCGTCCTGGAGGCCCTGCCGGAGGCCCCCGAGCAGAGCTTCGGCACGGCCGTCGGCGGCCCCCGCCGCATCGCCCTCATCGGCCGCCCGAACGTCGGCAAGTCCTCCCTCCTCAACAAGGTGGCGAACGAGGAGCGCGTCGTCGTCAACGAGATCGCGGG
Coding sequences:
- the der gene encoding ribosome biogenesis GTPase Der; protein product: MNDHTSSEGSAEYEHGELGDAEYADFMELAAEEGFDLEDVEGAIEEAGHGPLPVLAVVGRPNVGKSTLVNRIIGRREAVVEDKPGVTRDRVTYEAEWAGRRFKVVDTGGWEQDVLGIDASVAAQAEYAIEAADAVVFVVDAKVGPTDTDEAVVRLLRKAGKPVVLCANKVDGPSGEADASYLWSLGLGEPHPVSALHGRGTGDMLDAVLEALPEAPEQSFGTAVGGPRRIALIGRPNVGKSSLLNKVANEERVVVNEIAGTTRDPVDELIELGGVTWKFVDTAGIRKRVHLQQGADYYASLRTAAAVEKAEVAVILIDASESISVQDQRIVTMAVEAGRAMVIAYNKWDTLDEERRYYLEREIETEFGQVSWAPRVNVSARTGRHMEKLVPAIETALAGWETRVPTGRLNAFLGELVAAHPHPIRGGKQPRILFGTQAGTKPPRFVLFASGFIEAGYRRFIERRLREEFGFEGTPIHISVRVREKRGKKK